The Hyphomonas sediminis genome contains the following window.
CCGTACACCCAACCAGATGGAAGCGGTGATGGCGGAAATGCAGAAGCGCAAGCCGGTGTTTTCGGAGTAATTTCCCGCGCTTTACTGCACCAAAGTTTCGTCACGCTCGATGGCCGCCAGGCCATCTGAGCGCCCATCTCCTGACAGCGCCTCAACTTACGCTGGGTGAGTTCAGGAGATGGGCACTCAGATGCGCTTTCGCGCATCGAGTGTGACGAGAAACTGAAGGCTGAACTTGTTTCAGACCGTTCGCACCGGCGCGCCCGCTTCAGCAAGCGCCGCGCGGGCCTCTGCCAGCGTGGCTTCGCCGAAATGGAAGATCGAGGCGGCGAGCACGGCGCTTGCCCCGCCTTCGAGGACGGCGGGGGCAAAGTCCTTCACGCCGCCGGCGCCGCCGCTGGCGATGACGGGAATGGTGACGGCGGAGGAGACCGCTTTCAGGAGCGGAATGTCGTAGCCCGTTTTCGTTCCGTCCCGGTCCATCGAGGTGAGCAGGATTTCGCCGGCGCCGCGTTTTGCAGCCTCGCGGGCAAACTCTACGGCATTGATGCCGGTGGGCTTGCGCCCGCCATGGGTGAAGATTTCCCAGCTGTCGCCGGATTTGCGCGCATCGATGGCGACGACGACGCATTGGCGCCCGGCCTTGGCGGCGCAGGCGGAAATCAGCGCGGGGTCTGCCACGGCGGCGGAGTTGATCGCCACCTTGTCTGCGCCCGCTCTCAGAAGCGCGACCATATCGTCCACCGAGCGCACGCCCCCGCCCACGGTGAGCGGCATGAAGCAGGCCTCTGCCGTGCGGCTGACGGTGTCGAGCAGGGTGCCGCGGCCTTCATGGCTGGCGGTGATGTCGAGGAAGCAGAGCTCGTCGGCGCCCTGAGCGTCATAGGCGCGGGCAAGGGCCACGGGGTCGCCAGCGTCTTTCAGGTCCACGAAGTTGACGCCCTTCACGGTGCGTCCGTCTTTCACGTCGAGGCAGGGGATGATGCGCGTCTTCAGCATGGCCGCTCCTTTGCCGGGAAAGGCACGCGAATGCAAACTATCCGTAAGGTTGCCGAGGGTGGGAACAGGCGCCGGGATGGCTTATGTTGCCTTCAGGGAAGGCTGAACTCGCACGAGACGGGGCGCCGAAACAGGAGACGACCGATGGACATGAAACAAACCGAACGCCGCACATCCGCCCGCCTGCAGGCCGACGAAGCCGAACGCCTGGCGCAGCTCGCCGCAGGGCTGTCGAAGCTGGAAGCCGGGAAGGGCGCGCCGGCGGGCGAAGAAAGCGACATCGCCCACGCCCTGCGCACACGCCGCCGCCTGCGCCGCCCGCTGTCCAGCGCGCGCTGAGGCCTAGTCCATGAAGCTCGCCGCAACCAGGTAGACCGTGGCAAGACCTGCCCCGGTCACTGCGGCGGCGAGCCGGCCAGCCAGCCTTGCCTGATCCAGCTGACTTCGGCGCATATTGCTCAGCATCGTCTGATACACAGCGTCCTGCGCCAGTTTCTGCGCGGCCTGCTCGGACGGGGATTTCGATCTCTGCCGGGTCATGGCAGGGGCAATGCGAAATGCGTGCCACTTTGGGGGGAAAGGATAGTGTGAGGATGTTTGAGCGCGGAATGGTGG
Protein-coding sequences here:
- the hisF gene encoding imidazole glycerol phosphate synthase subunit HisF, with protein sequence MLKTRIIPCLDVKDGRTVKGVNFVDLKDAGDPVALARAYDAQGADELCFLDITASHEGRGTLLDTVSRTAEACFMPLTVGGGVRSVDDMVALLRAGADKVAINSAAVADPALISACAAKAGRQCVVVAIDARKSGDSWEIFTHGGRKPTGINAVEFAREAAKRGAGEILLTSMDRDGTKTGYDIPLLKAVSSAVTIPVIASGGAGGVKDFAPAVLEGGASAVLAASIFHFGEATLAEARAALAEAGAPVRTV